One Fusarium oxysporum f. sp. lycopersici 4287 chromosome 8, whole genome shotgun sequence genomic region harbors:
- a CDS encoding hypothetical protein (At least one base has a quality score < 10) translates to MSPTSAPQGPAPRSEPATAALTRSNSSEDSSRNSAEHVDLDVSDLTELNKVPSYQTAVKTPARSRAGTGDLLLPDYQTALSAPRTPPATDYPADPLGTISEDQDGEDHTQHISRPSSWIGNGRAYTDDASTYRRMHPSQNRNQVV, encoded by the coding sequence ATGTCCCCCACGTCGGCACCCCAAGGCCCAGCTCCGCGATCGGAACCTGCAACCGCAGCACTTACCAGAAGCAACAGTTCCGAAGACTCATCACGCAACTCTGCTGAACACGTTGATCTCGATGTCTCTGATTTGACTGAACTCAACAAGGTCCCTAGCTACCAGACAGCTGTCAAAACCCCAGCTCGCTCACGTGCTGGTACTGGGGACCTGCTTCTGCCAGATTATCAGACGGCGCTTAGCGCTCCCAGGACACCGCCTGCTACGGATTACCCAGCAGATCCTCTGGGCACAATCTCAGAGGATCAGGACGGTGAGGATCATACTCAGCATATATCGCGCCCTTCCAGCTGGATTGGTAATGGCCGCGCTTACACGGATGATGCTTCAACCTACCGAAGGATGCATCCCTCGCAGAACCGAAATCAAGTTGTCTAG
- a CDS encoding formamidopyrimidine-DNA glycosylase encodes MPEIAEVARIVHFLRLHVVGKRIVSASAIDDKNVFGKVGTSGEEVETALKGKKIVSAGSQGKYFWITLDKPPHLVMHFGMTGWMHIKDEQTAYTNYYKKMKEGEHEQWPPKFWKFQFKTEGSPGVEVAFTDARRFGRVRLVDCPGDQIRKHSPLVENGPDPVVDHDRFTEDYLRSKMRARHVPIKALLLDQAMISGIGNWVADETLYQAKLHPEQYCDQFNDAQIATLYEMIRYVCQTAVDKLGDSDEFPEHWLFNYRWGKGAKGAATKLPNGEKLAFITVGGRTSCYAPGVQKKTGNTAPGIKEEPLEEKAESKAPKKSRKKSPEAAEENVQPPKKRRAKATKKETNGDAIKIEDAAEEAQPDLGRRRSTRLRK; translated from the exons ATGCCTGAGATAGCAGAAG TTGCCCGTATCGTCCATTTCCTACGCCTTCATGTGGTGGGGAAACGCATCGTATCCGCTTCTGCGATAGATGACAAGAATGTGTTTGGCAAAGTCGGTACAAGTGGTGAAGAAGTAGAAACTGCTTTGAAGGGGAAGAAG ATCGTTTCCGCAGGAAGCCAGGGGAAATACTTCTG GATAACCCTTGACAAACCTCCGCATCTAGTAATGCATTTTGGAATGACAG GTTGGATGCACATCAAGGATGAACAGACAGCATATACCAACTACTataagaagatgaaggagggCGAGCACGAACAATGGCCGCCCAAGTTCTGGAAGTTCCAGTTCAAGACCGAGGGTTCTCCCGGTGTAGAAGTAGCCTTCACAGATGCGCGTAGGTTTGGTCGCGTGCGACTTGTCGACTGTCCCGGAGACCAGATAAGGAAGCATTCGCCTCTGGTAGAGAACGGACCGGATCCAGTTGTCGACCATGATCGTTTCACCGAAGATTACTTGCGTTCCAAGATGCGAGCCCGCCATGTTCCTATTAAGGCCCTCTTGCTAGACCAAGCGATGATAAGTGGAATTGGTAACTGGGTGGCCGACGAAACACTGTACCAAGCTAAGCTTCACCCTGAGCAATACTGCGACCAGTTCAACGACGCCCAAATCGCCACCCTGTATGAAATGATCCGCTATGTCTGTCAAACAGCAGTCGATAAATTGGGAGACTCGGACGAGTTCCCCGAACACTGGCTCTTCAACTATAGATGGGGCAAGGGCGCAAAGGGCGCTGCGACTAAGCTGCCGAACGGCGAAAAGCTGGCTTTCATTACAGTTGGCGGACGGACAAGTTGTTATGCGCCCGGTGTACAGAAGAAGACGGGGAATACCGCTCCTGGTATCAAAGAGGAACCTCTCGAAGAAAAGGCCGAAAGTAAAGCCCCCAAGAAGTCAAGGAAGAAGTCACCAGAGGCAGCCGAAGAGAACGTTCAGCCGCCAAAGAAGAGGCGCGCAAAGGCTACCaagaaggagacgaatggagACGCCATAAAGATAGAAGATGCTGCCGAGGAAGCCCAGCCAGATCTCGGACGAAGAAGATCCACCCGCCTAAGGAAGTAG
- a CDS encoding formamidopyrimidine-DNA glycosylase: MHFGMTGWMHIKDEQTAYTNYYKKMKEGEHEQWPPKFWKFQFKTEGSPGVEVAFTDARRFGRVRLVDCPGDQIRKHSPLVENGPDPVVDHDRFTEDYLRSKMRARHVPIKALLLDQAMISGIGNWVADETLYQAKLHPEQYCDQFNDAQIATLYEMIRYVCQTAVDKLGDSDEFPEHWLFNYRWGKGAKGAATKLPNGEKLAFITVGGRTSCYAPGVQKKTGNTAPGIKEEPLEEKAESKAPKKSRKKSPEAAEENVQPPKKRRAKATKKETNGDAIKIEDAAEEAQPDLGRRRSTRLRK; encoded by the exons ATGCATTTTGGAATGACAG GTTGGATGCACATCAAGGATGAACAGACAGCATATACCAACTACTataagaagatgaaggagggCGAGCACGAACAATGGCCGCCCAAGTTCTGGAAGTTCCAGTTCAAGACCGAGGGTTCTCCCGGTGTAGAAGTAGCCTTCACAGATGCGCGTAGGTTTGGTCGCGTGCGACTTGTCGACTGTCCCGGAGACCAGATAAGGAAGCATTCGCCTCTGGTAGAGAACGGACCGGATCCAGTTGTCGACCATGATCGTTTCACCGAAGATTACTTGCGTTCCAAGATGCGAGCCCGCCATGTTCCTATTAAGGCCCTCTTGCTAGACCAAGCGATGATAAGTGGAATTGGTAACTGGGTGGCCGACGAAACACTGTACCAAGCTAAGCTTCACCCTGAGCAATACTGCGACCAGTTCAACGACGCCCAAATCGCCACCCTGTATGAAATGATCCGCTATGTCTGTCAAACAGCAGTCGATAAATTGGGAGACTCGGACGAGTTCCCCGAACACTGGCTCTTCAACTATAGATGGGGCAAGGGCGCAAAGGGCGCTGCGACTAAGCTGCCGAACGGCGAAAAGCTGGCTTTCATTACAGTTGGCGGACGGACAAGTTGTTATGCGCCCGGTGTACAGAAGAAGACGGGGAATACCGCTCCTGGTATCAAAGAGGAACCTCTCGAAGAAAAGGCCGAAAGTAAAGCCCCCAAGAAGTCAAGGAAGAAGTCACCAGAGGCAGCCGAAGAGAACGTTCAGCCGCCAAAGAAGAGGCGCGCAAAGGCTACCaagaaggagacgaatggagACGCCATAAAGATAGAAGATGCTGCCGAGGAAGCCCAGCCAGATCTCGGACGAAGAAGATCCACCCGCCTAAGGAAGTAG